The sequence attttttttttccaattttttcaaatttttttttttttgaaaaaatgtaagTCGCTGccaaaggcagcgattttcaaagaaaaaaaaattgaaaatcgctgccatggtagagatttgatttttttaaaaaaaaaatcacattttgcaaaatcgctgcagtggcagcgattttgctttttccggtggagtaaatcgctattgttccagcgattttgccgttttggttaatataaaattttatatatcattttgaaatttttattaatattttataccctttaggctccgaactCCAACAAACAACTTTTCAATATATACCTTCTGTTTTAATCCTAATATATAGTGgtctatcaaaataatcatattataatatattatacaaaCTGATATgtttatattcatatattatatattttattagcaTCTATAGTTATTTTATAGTACATACCCTCCTCATTTTGTTTTCATCGCTTAGCCTTTGTTGAAGTATAATAAATATTGACATATTAGTATGATCTCATAAAATGAAATTCGAAGAATACAGATAAATTTtaccatttaaatattaaaggaACCTTACTATCttcaagaataaaaatgatatatttgtacAATCTcataaacaaactaaaatttcaaaaaaataaaatatacttaaatataaaaagattatttaCACGACCTTCCCAACAATCTATATAatctcataaaataaaatttaaaaaaatacaatatacacaaatattaccattcaaatatataaataaaaaagttatttacatGACTTGCCTAACcctaacaacaacaataataacttaTTCATATAGTCTCGTAAAAcgaaatctaaaaataataaaatatactccCTTTGTCATATTTTACGTGACATTTTTCGttttttgagagtcaaacaatttaattttgatcagatattatgaaaaaaaaatttaaaaatgatattttaatatttgtaaaatacataaaaaatattacaaatctcaataatctataaaaaaaaaaacttacgattgaaaataaacttatttaaatatcaaaatgcgagaaatatcacataaaatgaaacgaaaaaaatacgcatatattattctatatatacatagaggTTGTTTACATGACCTTCCTAaagcaaaaaaaagaagaaaaaacttcCCTACCTACCCCACACCCCAAATCTCCTTACATCAAAAACAAAAGGCCAAAACCCCCCAAAAACATAGGAACACTTTTTGGTTGAAGATTCAAAAATccattaaactaaaaataaaaatggattaCACCAAGAACTCCATTTCTACTATTGcaattatttttctccttttagttggatttatatatatttccacTTTATCTACTTTTCCCCCTAAAACTTTCTTCTCTTTACAAATTAACCCAACAAATTCTCCAACTGTAAGTATCATTATCAATAATTTTCTTTACCCTAATTATgtaaatgtttaattttttttaattttttttttgggggtaaAACAGGGTATGGAGAAATATGAGCTTGAAGAAGCTTTAAAAAAAGCATCAATGGCGGAAAAAACAGTAATTATTACAGTGATAAACAAAGCTTACGTGGAGCTGTATAACGGCGAGTATCCATCGATGTTCGATCTATTTTTGGAGGGATTTTGGGAAGGAGAGAGTACAAGGGTATTATTGGAACATTTATTAGTCGTAGCTGTGGATCAGACGGCGTATGAACGGTGTAAGTTCCGGCGACTTCATTGTTACCGGTTAGTCACCGGTGACGGAGATTTCGCCGGAGAGAAGATTTATATGTCGGAGGAGTTTATTAAAATGATGTGGAGAAGGACACGGTTTTTGATGGAAGTGCTTAAACTTggttataatttcatatttacgGTACGTTCACTTTtttccaaattatttttatttttattttatttatttaattttaatttgattggcTAAGTTAATAATAATAGTGTGGGtggttaatattttatataaacatGTTGAAAACATGTCATGTAAAGTGACGGTTAAAATTTTCCGTTTTAGATGAAGTAATTAACGTACAATTTGTTCTACTTGTCTTACCTCAGCGAAATTTAtagatatttgaattttttttttgatttagaaTGACGTTTGTTTTTtcgtaatattttaatttcagctttttatatgacatgtttaatgctagaaaattaaaagataattttatatatttatataactttaatttagaattacagattttaaaactcttttttatttttttaaatttcgtgTTAAATCAAACTAGTTTATTCGAGAATAATATAGTTAAAATTGaaggttaaaaaaatatacgaaaatTAAGAGACACGTGTTAGCACTTAAGAAGTGTACTTGCCCTTTCTTTAACCTTTCACATGTAAgagacaattttatttttacgagaaaaagattttggattCGGGTCTAGAGTATAGAATTTTTTTGGTAGGGGTATATTTTTTCTAGATGGGCCCTATGCGGCATGGCTTTGAAATAGTCGAGCTCCAACgtctggaaaaaaaatataatattgaataaattacagaaatatacatattttgttTAACTTATTTCCATtctttcctattacttttaaaaatctccaaaatttcttatttctttaatgtattcgagctgCATATTAACGTATCCGAGCCAGTATTTAATGTATATGAGttacatattatgtattcgagctagtttttaatatattcgagacagtatttaatgtatccgagcttcaattattgtattcaatttttttaatttttaagggaTTAATATAATTGTAAACTTATTAGGGatatattgtaatttcatattaaaactatgagatttatgtaacttacacaaaaatatttgcaatctaatttttaattttcatccTTTTGGACCCACACAATTCTAATGGGATTATTGGGCCTGATCCTTCTTATCTACTAAAAGCCCATTTATAGATGACTTACCTAAGGCCCATTATAAGTATAGCTAATTTTTGCAATATTGGCAGGACACAGATGTAATGTGGCTAAGAAATCCATTTTTATTGCTAAACAAGACCAAAAATTTGGATTTACAAATGAGTACTGATAGGTTCAATGGAGACTCTTTCTCCTACTCAAATTCCATCAATACAGGGTTTTACTATGTGAGGTCCAACAGAAAAACCATCACATTATTCGAAATATGGTACGCGATGAGGAGGAACTCAAAGGGCATGAAAGAACAAGACGTGTTAGCCAAAATGTTACGTGAAGGCGTGAATAAGGAACTCCATCTTAGAATGAAATTCTTGGACACCCTTCGTTTTGGTGGTTTCTGTAGCAATAATAAAGACGTTACGTTAGTTATGACCGTTCACGCTAATTGTTGCCGGACCATTGAAGCTAAAGTGGCTGATTTGAAGAATGTATTAGTGGATTGGAAGAGATTCAAGGAGGGTCATGTTGCTGCTGGTAAAAATAGGTTCAAATGGTCTAAGCATATTTCTTGTAACAATTCATGGCATGTACGGAAACCCACTTTGAGCTAGAGAGGAATATAATCATAGTCTAGCGGTTCATTATTTAGAACAGAAAGAGTATACTAAGACGTTTTAAGAGTTATGTTCAAGAAactctataaaaataaaatctgacTTACATTACTATCTTTTGAATCTTCTCCAAtggttttaactttgttttaaatacttaagcggtttttattatttatgaattacaAATTGCTTCAATACATGCTTTAATTGCTTCAACACATGCTCTATTGTTATTGCTGAACTGCTTTGATAAGACGCTATTTATAATGATGATGCgtgctaatttttatttttaaaaaattagaagttgaGTTTGATAGGTGAGAAAATTGTTAAACTGTGATTAACACTTCATATTCGATTTTCTTCAAGCTCCAAATTACTCTCACACTAGATTATCAAAAGTGTGCGTCATCAAACCATCCGctatttaaattaaatcatcTTATCATAAACAAAGATTATGTGTATCTTTCATGATTATATTGTGGTAGAGATAGTAAATGTATTGTAAAATTGTCATAACCGAGATTACATGTATCTTTTATATAACTATGATAAAGATAATAGATATGTAATGTGAAATTATCATAACAAAAATTACATGTATCTTTCAAAGATAGTAGATATACTATGAAACTATCATAACAAAGA comes from Solanum pennellii chromosome 1, SPENNV200 and encodes:
- the LOC107030128 gene encoding uncharacterized protein At1g28695-like, whose translation is MDYTKNSISTIAIIFLLLVGFIYISTLSTFPPKTFFSLQINPTNSPTGMEKYELEEALKKASMAEKTVIITVINKAYVELYNGEYPSMFDLFLEGFWEGESTRVLLEHLLVVAVDQTAYERCKFRRLHCYRLVTGDGDFAGEKIYMSEEFIKMMWRRTRFLMEVLKLGYNFIFTDTDVMWLRNPFLLLNKTKNLDLQMSTDRFNGDSFSYSNSINTGFYYVRSNRKTITLFEIWYAMRRNSKGMKEQDVLAKMLREGVNKELHLRMKFLDTLRFGGFCSNNKDVTLVMTVHANCCRTIEAKVADLKNVLVDWKRFKEGHVAAGKNRFKWSKHISCNNSWHVRKPTLS